One window of the Xiphophorus couchianus chromosome 12, X_couchianus-1.0, whole genome shotgun sequence genome contains the following:
- the gadd45ga gene encoding growth arrest and DNA-damage-inducible, gamma a produces the protein MTLEEIHGQENTMYTADRVQSAGAALEELLIAAKKQDYLTVGVYESAKVMNVDPDSVAFCVLATDEEYECDIALQIHFTLIQAFCFDNDINVVRVNDIDRLADLVGADDSGEPKDAHCILVTSPSANPWKDPALDKLSLFCEESRSAYDWVPTITLPER, from the exons ATGACTCTGGAAGAAATCCACGGACAAGAAAACACAATGTATACCGCTGATAG GGTGCAAAGTGCAGGCGCAGCCCTAGAGGAGCTGCTGATCGCCGCTAAGAAGCAAGACTACCTCACAGTTGGAGTTTACGAGTCTGCAAAAGTCATGAATGT CGACCCAGACAGCGTGGCATTCTGCGTCCTCGCCACGGATGAGGAGTACGAGTGCGACATCGCGCTCCAGATCCACTTCACCCTCATCCAGGCTTTTTGCTTTGACAACGACATCAACGTGGTGCGGGTCAACGACATCGATCGTCTGGCCGACCTGGTGGGCGCAGACGACAGCGGCGAGCCTAAGGACGCGCACTGCATTCTCGTCACG AGCCCCAGTGCAAACCCGTGGAAAGACCCTGCTCTGGACAAGCTGAGCCTGTTCTGCGAGGAGAGCCGCAGCGCCTATGACTGGGTGCCAACCATCACACTCCCAGAGCGCTGA